From the genome of Nicotiana sylvestris chromosome 2, ASM39365v2, whole genome shotgun sequence, one region includes:
- the LOC138885434 gene encoding uncharacterized protein, whose protein sequence is MLSDETPETERFLMIEAWKHSDFLCKNYILSGLEDALYNVYSGMETSKELWIKLEKKYKTEDAGLKKFVAAKFLDYKMVDNKSVIAQVQELQVIIHDLLAEDLIVRLRIEEDNKVADKRGRRNTTIMGANIIEENKKRKKASGPKYNPSKKRFSGNCYDCGKVGQKSTECRAPKKDKKKGQANIIEKHDDVDDLCDMLFECNLVGNPKEWWIDSGATRHVVAIREAFSTDVPVGPDETLSMANAVKANIEGCRKIFLK, encoded by the exons atGTTGTCCGATGAAACTCCAGAAACTGAACGCTTTCTcatgattgaggcgtggaagcattcagaTTTTTTGTGCAAAAATTATATTCTAAGCGGGCTGGAGGATGCTTTGTATAACGTTTACAGTGGCATGGAAACGTCAAAAGAACTATGGATtaagcttgaaaagaaatacaaaactgaagatgccgggttgaagaagttcgttgctgcaaagtttttggactacaaaatggtagataacaAGTCTGTTATTGCCCAAGttcaggaattgcaagtgattattcacgatctccttgctgaag atctcatagttcggttgagaatcgaagaggacaataaagtTGCTGACAAGAGAGGCCGTAGAAAcacaacaataatgggagcaaatattattgaagagaacaaaaagaggaagaaggcatctggaccgaaatacaacccaagcaagaagcggttcagtggaaattGCTACGACTGTGGAAAAGTCGGACaaaaatctacggagtgtcgtgctccgaagaaagacaagaagaagggtcaagcgaACATAattgaaaagcatgatgatgttgatgacttgtgtgaCATGCTTTTCGAGTGCAACTTGGTGGGCAATCCTAAagaatggtggattgattctggagccactcgccatgtggTTGCTATTAGAGAAGCTTTTTCTACTGATGTTCCTGTTGGACCTGATGAGACACTTTCTATGGCAAATGCTGTAAAGGCCAATATTGAAGGATGTCGGAAGATATTTCTCAAATGA